Below is a genomic region from Physeter macrocephalus isolate SW-GA unplaced genomic scaffold, ASM283717v5 random_1292, whole genome shotgun sequence.
AAAGTTTATCAGGAAAAATTGCTCCGCCAAACTTCAAACGCAAAAGCACTGCACTGATATGAATGTCTGAGCTCATCGGGAAGGTATCAAGAAGAGACCTCCTCCTCATCCCTTCACAAGCACAACGCTCACAACTTGCTCCCCTCCTAACCCACAGACCCACACCCGCCACTACCCTGTGCAGTCTCGTGCCCTCTGAGCTCCTCCAGCCGCGCGGCTCCAAAGCCTTCTCAGATGCTCCCCAGGCCCCGCCTCGCCTCCCCCATCCCACTTCagccgccgccccccacccccggcttccCCTCGCCCACTAATGACCCCCTACAGGCGCCCCCTCCTTTCACCACGTTTACAGTTCCTTCTCTCCTATCGTTCCCCCCGCCGCTCCTACCCACACCCCCAATTCACTCTAGTCTCCTAATCCCAATTAACCCTTCAATCCCCTCCTCCCTCGCTAACTCTTCGCTACCCACTGGCTTCTTTAACCCCTTTGTCCCCATTCCTAACTTGAGCCTTAACTTCTTCCCTCGCAGCAGAAAGCCCTTCTTCCAAGTGCTTTAACcattctccttccccctcctatTCCCGCACAAATTACTTGGCCCCAGCGCTTTAACCCTTCTCAGCCCGCCCCGTCCGTCTCCCCGCGGCCCAAGGCATACCAGTACTTGACGATAGCGGTAACCTGGAGCGGGTTCGGCTGGTCTGGGTAAAGGCGGCGGCACTCTCCGTAGATGGCGTGCAGTCCCGGGGGGAAGAGCGAGGCGAAGGCCGGAGGGGCTGTAGGGCCAGGGGCCGGGGGCGCGGTGGGGCCGGGGGCGCCGCTAGGCCGCAACTCCGCCATCGGGGCGCGTAGGGTGCTGGGGGGACCGGGGAGGGCAGACGAGGGGGAGAGCACTGACGCGCCAGCAGGCGACCTCCCTGGGTGCGACTCCCGGAGGCGATGGGGGGGCTGCAGCGAGGTCTAGGCTTCGCGCCTGCGCAAGGCGCACCGTCCGCCCAGGCCGTACCCGCGGCAGAGACAGCCAGAGGGTGCCTCGGGGGCCGCGGGGCGTTCCGGGGGCGGGGCTCCGGCCTGACCTATTCCGGCACCCATTGGCTAGTGTCTGTGCCAGTCACAGGTGGGGCAGGCATGAGTTGACAATAGGTCCCGCCTCCCTCTCCCAGGGTTGCGGGGGGTGTCCCAAGGCTCTTGGCCTCCCCCTAGTGTTAGGAGGAGCCCAGGTTTAAATAGAGATATTGGGGCATCCTTCTGAGGTGCTAGGGTCCCATGAAAGAACTGGGAAGTGCGCCGACAAAGGACTTGTCACAGTTATGGTGACACGCTGCTCAGAAGGATTTAAACATGTATCTGACAGGGACTTCCcagatggcgcagtggttaagaatccgcgtactaatgcaagggacacaggttcaagccctggacaGGGAAAGttccacgtgctgtggagcagttaagcccgtgcttcacagctactgaagcctatTCGCCTACAGCCCCAGCTGCGAaagggaagcccccactcgccgcaagcgcaacaaagacccaacacatgaaataaatatttttaaaaaccttaaaaaaaagtctgacaATGGATTGATTCATTCGTCCATGTAGCGTTAGTTTCAATAGATTATAAATCTAAATGTTTCCTACCGTCTTTGACTATCCATTGACCGTATTGACTGACACTAACACCGCCCAATTCGGGGGTCATATGTTGAAATACCTATTTTGGAGTTCTGTCAGAAAGTAGCAAGACTTAAACTAGGCTCAGTTAAATAGACAtggtgattatttatttatttatttatttttattggagtataattgctttacaatgttgtgttcgtttctgctgtacagcaaagtgaatcagttataagtataagtatatccactcttttttagatttccttcccatttaggtcaccacagatcattgagcagggttccctgtgctaaacaattggttctcattagttatctattttatacatagtagtgtatatatgttgatcccaatctcccaattcgtcccaccctcctcttcccgCCTTGGTAAcaatgtttgttctctacatctctgactctatttctgctttgcctataagttcatctgtaccatttttctagattccacatataagcgatattatatgatatttttctctttctgacttacttcactctgtatggacTTGGTGATTATTTAATACATGGTTAAAATGACATGTTTAAGATGACAatctctttttgttctgttttaagcAGGGGTATGCAGGTTGCCTTGAGGAACACCAATATTCATTATCTGCTGTGAACCTGCCCCTCTCCATTACCTTTGACTCTCTGTAACTGGGAAATGTTTTAATTCCTAAGGCCCCGGTTGGGAATTATTTTCCTGCCTACAATAACTTTTCATACAGTAGTGTCTTCCACTCAATGATCTTGAAGAAATTCCAAGAGAAAGGGATAGAAGAGAGTCCTGACTACTGCTGCTATTAACTAAAGGTTCCCTGCAACTTGAAGGGATGGAGgaaataatttagagaaaaatgcACTGGGCTCATTAGAAAACAGACACATAATCTCTCTtcacttccattttctcatccatCAATGTCAATTCTAACTCCCcatgaaaattaaagatatactGTTACTGAAGCTATTAGATGAACGAAGTTTTAATGACCAAAAGATCATCTATACCAGTAGTTCCAAATGCCAGTTTTCAGACCAATGTTAGCATGTTGCCAAGTTTACACCTCtccaggaaaaaatgagaaaatcaaccaaaatgtacttttttttcaaaaaaagcaaattttatgcaatataaattatttttctttgtcctggGAATAGGTTCCTCCCCGTGTGtattaaaatgtccttttattAGAGTGTGATGGTAATAGATGTTTAGAAACTGTTTATTTTGTAATAGATGCTTATTAATGTCTTATAGACCCATATGAGAACATGGCAACCTCAAATTGTCCAGGGTAGGGAGTGGAAGGACTCATCTGTAAAATCCAAACATCCACGAGTTACTGATCAATCCAAACCGAACTACAGACAAGTACCCAGGACTACATATTTCAGCATGCACTGCGAATCGCTTCAAAGGGACTACATATCCGGGCATGCAATGCAACCATCAATCGGCGTCCCCTTCTACTTATCTACGGAGACTACAAAGCCCAGGGTACTGTGCGTCGGAAACGCGACGCCCCCTCCCTTAAACTAGGCAGGCCTCCGAAGCCTCCTGGATGGCTAACTCAGGTGCAAGGCATGCTGGGTGTTGTAGTTCTTCGGAAGCGAGGTCGGGCCGCTCCCTGGCCGCCCTGTACCGGCGGCTAGACTGCGCATGTGTGTCAGTGGCGTTAGCGGAGGACCAGGCTGGCAGTTCCTTCCTCGGAAGGAGAGATTCCTCTGCCATGGAGTCCTACGATGTGATCGCCAACCAGCCTGTCGTGATCGACAACGTGAGTTGCATCCCCCTAGCGGGGCTTATGTTCTTCTCCCCGAAGGGATCGCTTCCCGTGTTTCAGTCTGGGCCGCCGGCTCTTTGTCACTGGCCCGGCCTGTCAGGCGGGTtcagccgccgccgcctccgTCCTCCCCCGACCCGTAGTCCGCAGACAGGGCGGCCAGCCGGCCAGCAACCATAGGATGGAGAACCTTGGGATGGATAAAGGGAAGGGTTATAGTCCAGGTAGGGTCCTTGGGCCCTTGGCTCAAGGGGCCTTAACCGCTCTGTGAGCGCCCGGCGCCCGCCCCTCCCCAGTTTCCGATAACTCTATTGGCTCCTCTGGCTCTCCATCTTGACCGATGACCCCGCCTCTGGGCCTTGCAGGATGAGGGCAGCCCTCTGCAGTGATTGGCTCGCGTCCCTGTCGTTCTTCCGGGCCGCCATAGTGTTTCGCCTCTCTAAGGGGCGGTGCGGTGCACAAGGGCTGTTGGGATTGGTTTCTGGGACTCCCAGTGATGCGGCCTGACTGGCTAGGGCCCGCCTGCTGGTGGAGAAGGGCTAAGTTTCCTTAGATCCGGAGCTGGCTGGGAGGCTTGGCGGTGTACCTGGGTGGGGCCCGAGAGTCTGGTGCCAGAAATGGGCTTAGGATTTCAGTTTTTTCTGTGATTATAAATTACAGAGTTAATAAAAGTCGAGAAGAAAGGAGAGTGACAAAGCAAGCAGGGAGGTACCTTCCTCTTCGGAACGCCTagtttctgggggaaaaaattagtAAACATAATATTTGCCAGGCGCTCTAGCGCTTACATGGGGGTTTCACATACATTCGAACTGGATCCTCACAAAAACCGGGTGAATAGTTGAGGCAGGAATTTTGATCCTCGTTTTACAAGTGTGAAAACTGAAGTGCGAAGAGGTAAAAGTGAGCCCAAGGTCGCATAGTGTAGGTGCCCTAAATCCGGTGCTTTATCCATTATTCCTCTTGATAGTACCCCACGCAAATGCATCAGTAGTGACAAATGGAAAGAATCTAAatacagctcttttttttctttttttttttttttgcggtacgccggcctctcactgttgtggcctctcccgttgcggagcacaggctccggacgcgcaggctcagcggccatggctcatgggcccagccgcttcgcggcatgtgggatcttcccggaccagggcacgaacccgtgtaccctgcattagcaggaggactctcaaccactgcgccaccagggaagccctacagctcTTATTTTTGGCGGAAGGAGGcagttgttaaaaa
It encodes:
- the LOC114485481 gene encoding suppressor of fused homolog, with the translated sequence MAELRPSGAPGPTAPPAPGPTAPPAFASLFPPGLHAIYGECRRLYPDQPNPLQVTAIVKYWLGGPDPLDYVSMYRNVGSPSANIPEHWHYISFGLSDLYGDNRVH